One genomic window of Eleginops maclovinus isolate JMC-PN-2008 ecotype Puerto Natales chromosome 12, JC_Emac_rtc_rv5, whole genome shotgun sequence includes the following:
- the LOC134873027 gene encoding general transcription factor II-I repeat domain-containing protein 2A-like, giving the protein MAEKRKRTYYFHGEWEQEFFFTTVKDACVCLICRATVAIPKRHNVERHFKTCHASYHANYPPGSALRVEKVSELKAGLCKQQSFFTRPAKKSQKATEASFRATEHLIKKKKAFTDGDLFKETMMIVLNTVLKDEKYGKEVLSSVADVQMGASTMVRRVTAMSDNLTDQLDQDLRECRWFSIQCDESIDSSSTAQLMMFVRMVFQDFSTKEELLTLLPLKTSTRGVDIYNAVKEFFNNRNIPLEKLVSITTDGAPAMTGRHAGFIALCKSDPAFPKFVQYHCIIHQQALCAKVIGFEHVMTPVVRIINSIRSKAKQHRSFKVMLAELSAEYGDLLLHTDIRWLSRGRILLRFLSLLREIKDFMKSRDEDTSLLEDVAWLLDLAFLTDITGKLNNLNCALQGKGKTVADMISALNAFKAQMSIFSAHLQRKKVLHFPSLQMVLNDNTSASEIFGNAAEKYTQVINRVGQEFENRFCDIDKLEPCVSFVSNPFINVDTTSIAEQLSAMFSLDAGQVEIEIVTLQNDIRLKAHQAAANFWGLVDTEKYSGLCTAAMKVASLFGSTYLCESAFSDMNFIKNEHRTRLTDAHLQDSLRLAVSNYSPDYEALVASMQCQASH; this is encoded by the exons atggcagaaaaaagaaagagaacgtATTATTTTCACGGTGAATGGgagcaagagtttttttttaccactgtaaAAGATGCCTGCGTGTGTCTCATTTGCCGGGCGACTGTGGCGATACCAAAGCGGCACAATGTTGAGAGGCATTTCAAGACCTGTCACGCAAGCTACCATGCTAACTACCCACCGGGCAGCGCACTACGAGTGGAAAAAGTAAGTGAGCTAAAGGCAGGATTGTGCAAGCAACAGTCTTTTTTCACAAGACCAGCTAAAAAATCTCAGAAAGCTACCGAAGCCTCgttcagagcaacagaacacctgataaagaagaagaaggcatttACAGATGGAGACCTTTTCAAGGAAACGATGATGATAGTTCTGAACACTGTGCTTAAAGACGAGAAATATGGGAAGGAAGTGCTCTCTTCTGTAGCTGATGTTCAAATGGGGGCAAGCACAATGGTCAGGAGAGTGACAGCAATGTCCGACAACTTGACTGATCAGCTGGACCAGGATCTCAGGGAGTGCAGGTGGTTCAGCATCCAATGTGATGAGTCCatcgacagcagcagcacggcgcAGCTGATGATGTTTGTTCGGATGGTGTTTCAAGATTTCTCTACAAAAGAGGAACTTCTCACACTACTCCCCCTAAAAACCAGCACAAGGGGGGTTGATATCTACAACGCGGTGAAGGAgtttttcaacaacagaaacataccaCTGGAAAAGCTGGTGTCGATTACCACCGATGGGGCTCCTGCGATGACCGGACGGCATGCAGGGTTCATCGCGCTCTGTAAAAGCGACCCAGCGTTCCCGAAATTCGTACAGTACCACTgcatcattcaccagcaggccttATGTGCAAAG gtgatcGGCTTCGAGCACGTAATGACTCCTGTTGTGAGGATCATAAACAGCATCCGTTCCAAAGCTAAACAACACCGAAGTTTCAAGGTGATGTTGGCGGAGCTGTCGGCTGAATATGGGGACCTGCTTCTCCACACGGACATCCGATGGCTCAGCAGAGGACGGATTCTGCTCCGGTTTTTGTCGCTGTTGAGGGAGATCAAAGATTTTATGAAATCTAGAGACGAAGACACATCGCTGCTGGAGGACGTTGCGTGGCTACTAGACCTGGCATTTCTGACGGACATTACTGGAAAACTGAACAATCTGAACTGTGCGCTGCAAGGCAAAGGTAAGACTGTTGCCGACATGATCAGTGCTTTAAATGCGTTTAAAGCACAGATGAGCATTTTCTCTGcgcatttacagagaaaaaaggtgctgcacttCCCCTCTTTGCAGATGGTGCTGAACGACAATACCTCTGCGTCTGAGATTTTTGGCAACGCTGCCGAAAAATACACTCAAGTCATAAACAGGGTTGGGCAAGAGTTTGAGAATAGGTTTTGTGACATTGATAAACTTGAGCCATGTGTGTCGTTCGTTTCGAATCCATTTATAAACGTGGACACAACGTCCATTGCTGAGCAACTAAGTGCAATGTTCAGCTTGGATGCTGGGCAGGtggaaatagaaatagtgaCACTGCAGAATGACATTCGCCTCAAAGCCCACCAGGCTGCAGCAAACTTTTGGGGCCTTGTTGATACTGAAAAGTACAGTGGTCTGTGCACAGCAGCAATGAAGGTTGCCAGTCTGTTTGGGTCTACCTATCTTTGTGAATCagccttttctgacatgaatttcATAAAAAACGAACACAGAACACGGCTCACTGATGCACATCTGCAAGACTCACTCAGACTTGCAGTGTCAAATTACAGCCCAGATTACGAGGCCCTGGTTGCCAGCATGCAATGCCAGGCTTCCCATTAA